The following coding sequences lie in one Deltaproteobacteria bacterium genomic window:
- a CDS encoding acyl carrier protein translates to MRRASSLEVPVIEIAEPTTVLEEIARVVHDELGVARPVDANVDLLQDLALDSLAILTLVVALEDRFRVALKEEDAGEIRTAGELAQLVARRAREQA, encoded by the coding sequence ATGCGCCGCGCTTCATCCCTGGAGGTCCCCGTGATTGAGATCGCCGAGCCAACGACGGTGCTCGAAGAGATCGCCCGCGTGGTGCATGACGAGCTCGGCGTGGCGCGGCCGGTCGACGCGAACGTGGACCTGCTCCAGGACCTCGCCCTCGACTCGCTGGCCATCCTCACGCTGGTGGTGGCCCTCGAGGATCGCTTCAGGGTCGCACTCAAAGAGGAGGACGCCGGCGAGATCCGCACCGCGGGAGAGCTCGCGCAGCTCGTCGCTCGTCGCGCACGGGAGCAGGCATGA